In one Agathobacter rectalis ATCC 33656 genomic region, the following are encoded:
- a CDS encoding fucose isomerase — MTKFQVAYVPVGVPTFHLESAQKEFEKSIDLLNTITDAAIVPDKMLLSIQDLTNFLDTIEPSLIILQNITFANAAYASEVLKRFSCPVLLWTLREPVIDGGRLRLNSLTGAYSAGNALAAFRDGNFEYIFGAPQEERTKKTISACIRAAWLKNELKNLRIASVGHTPQGFGFGRAMDADMQKVFGATLESIEVRELIDMAKGYTDDECSEYLDKMTKCTVGLDKTPDNNRKDFARLCKAYKEYVDENNIGALSSRCWPDFFTAFGTPVCGVLAMLNDMGVAASCEADTYGALSMYMGMKLSEQAVFFGDPVSLDESENTITFWHCGTAACSIAREDTGATIGVHPNRKIGPVMDFGCKAADKVTVFRVGQKADGSFRFFVTTGSALDKPKQFCGTSIVVRTDKNSYDIVNQSVKDGWEPHFVVIYGDCSDELKVLGHMLEIEVCEY; from the coding sequence ATGACAAAATTTCAGGTGGCATATGTGCCGGTCGGGGTTCCGACATTTCATTTGGAGAGCGCACAGAAGGAATTTGAAAAATCAATAGACTTATTAAATACAATAACGGATGCTGCAATTGTACCGGATAAAATGCTTTTATCAATTCAGGATTTAACTAATTTTCTTGATACAATAGAGCCATCCCTGATAATTTTACAGAATATAACCTTTGCAAATGCAGCTTATGCGAGTGAGGTTCTTAAAAGATTTTCGTGTCCGGTATTGCTTTGGACACTTCGTGAGCCGGTTATAGATGGAGGCCGGTTGAGATTAAATTCATTGACGGGAGCATATTCGGCAGGAAATGCACTGGCTGCGTTTAGGGATGGTAACTTTGAATATATCTTTGGAGCTCCACAGGAGGAGAGGACAAAGAAAACAATTAGTGCCTGTATTCGTGCAGCATGGCTTAAAAATGAGCTTAAAAATCTAAGGATTGCCTCAGTCGGACATACACCTCAGGGATTTGGATTTGGACGTGCAATGGATGCTGACATGCAAAAGGTATTCGGAGCAACACTTGAGTCAATTGAGGTGAGAGAGCTTATTGATATGGCAAAGGGATATACTGATGATGAGTGCAGTGAATATCTCGATAAAATGACTAAGTGTACTGTTGGTCTTGACAAGACTCCTGACAATAATCGAAAGGATTTTGCGAGACTGTGCAAGGCCTATAAGGAGTATGTAGATGAAAATAATATTGGAGCACTTTCTTCAAGATGTTGGCCTGATTTCTTTACCGCGTTTGGAACACCTGTTTGTGGCGTGCTTGCTATGCTAAATGATATGGGGGTTGCTGCAAGCTGCGAGGCTGATACATATGGAGCACTCTCTATGTATATGGGAATGAAATTATCTGAGCAGGCTGTATTTTTCGGAGATCCGGTGTCTCTTGATGAGAGTGAAAATACAATTACATTCTGGCATTGCGGAACAGCTGCATGCTCTATCGCAAGAGAGGACACAGGTGCAACAATCGGAGTGCATCCGAACAGAAAGATTGGCCCTGTAATGGACTTTGGCTGTAAGGCGGCTGACAAAGTCACAGTGTTCAGAGTAGGACAAAAAGCAGATGGAAGCTTTAGATTTTTTGTCACAACAGGAAGTGCTCTCGACAAGCCTAAGCAGTTTTGCGGAACATCAATTGTAGTCAGGACAGACAAAAATAGCTATGATATTGTAAATCAAAGTGTAAAGGATGGTTGGGAGCCTCATTTTGTGGTGATTTACGGAGATTGTTCAGATGAGTTAAAGGTTTTAGGACATATGCTTGAAATCGAAGTCTGTGAGTACTGA
- a CDS encoding sulfite exporter TauE/SafE family protein has translation MNTVLFYIIIFLTNVIQGITGFAGTILAMPPSLILVGYDVAKPILNVLGILAGVYVFVTQWKHVDWKQLKKVVIVMAIGIFGGFFLKNALAGYDAVLYKFLGIFVIFLAIHGFYSIYGQRQRDTKEKSSWKSMLLLIGAGIVHGMFVSGGPLLIGYLSNEIKEKTSFRATISTVWIILNSMILVQDICAGMWNAGLVMTQCISIPFLIAGMAAGSVLVKRMSQEIFMKLTYILLFISGILLMVK, from the coding sequence ATGAACACTGTTTTATTTTACATAATAATTTTTCTGACAAATGTGATTCAGGGCATTACAGGCTTTGCGGGGACCATCCTCGCAATGCCTCCTAGCCTAATTCTGGTGGGATATGATGTCGCTAAGCCGATATTAAATGTACTTGGTATTCTTGCCGGAGTGTATGTCTTTGTTACACAATGGAAACATGTAGACTGGAAGCAGTTGAAAAAGGTAGTCATCGTCATGGCTATAGGAATCTTTGGCGGCTTTTTTCTAAAGAACGCACTTGCAGGATATGATGCAGTATTATACAAGTTTCTGGGTATTTTTGTGATATTTCTTGCAATACATGGGTTTTACAGCATATATGGGCAAAGGCAGCGTGATACAAAAGAAAAATCATCATGGAAATCAATGCTGTTACTTATTGGTGCGGGAATAGTTCATGGTATGTTTGTGTCAGGCGGACCGCTTCTGATAGGGTATTTATCCAATGAGATAAAGGAAAAGACAAGCTTTAGAGCAACTATTTCTACTGTTTGGATTATATTAAATTCGATGATACTTGTTCAGGATATATGCGCGGGAATGTGGAATGCAGGGCTTGTTATGACTCAATGCATATCGATTCCGTTTTTGATAGCGGGAATGGCAGCAGGCTCAGTGCTTGTAAAGAGGATGAGCCAGGAAATATTTATGAAGCTCACCTACATATTACTTTTTATATCAGGAATACTGCTTATGGTTAAGTAG
- a CDS encoding alpha-glucosidase translates to MQIKVNDNEFQLFVGEKRILEHSKERPMIYVGVGQEDVDMYRGNFKITDYVTERFPLKLTDVIQTADTVRLCFESYIIAKIKCDENLCTIDFEQKDDRINRFWFRVAADKEEKCYGCGEQMSYFNLRGRNFPIWTSEPGVGRDKTTYVTWRSDVENKAGGDYYNTNYPQPTFVSTNKYYLHVDSTAYADFDFRNDSFHELQIWEVPKQIRIECADTYLKLLERITTYFGRQPKLPDWVYNGLIIGVQGGNERSFGLLDKTLDRNIKVAGIWCQDWCGKRVTSFGKRLQWDWKYHKEMYPDLPKKIKEINAKGIKFLGYVNPYLVNDGELYKEGKEKGYFATKADGSDYLVDFGEFYCGVVDLTNPEAFEWFKDIIKEYTLGIGIDGWMADFGEYLPTDDICLYSGKSPMIEHNHWPVLWAKCNYEAVKESGKLGDVVYFMRAGGAGSQKYCTLLWAGDQSVDFTIHDGLASVICGALSAGMMGCGLTHSDIGGYTSLFDNTRTKELFLRWAEMAMFTPFMRTHEGNRPDTNFQYYDDEDTMERLARLVDVYTMLAPYTKTLVEENADSGHPVQRPLFMHYESDAKAYDIQYEYLFGRDMLIAPVYEQDKHEWDVYLPQDEWVHLWTGEEYHGGEITVSAELGYTPAFYRKNSEFADIFEEIREKYGVK, encoded by the coding sequence ATGCAGATTAAAGTAAATGATAATGAATTTCAGCTTTTTGTGGGAGAAAAAAGGATTCTGGAGCATAGCAAAGAAAGACCGATGATTTATGTCGGAGTAGGACAGGAAGATGTTGATATGTACAGAGGTAACTTCAAGATAACAGATTATGTTACCGAGCGTTTTCCACTAAAGCTCACAGATGTGATTCAGACAGCTGATACAGTCAGACTATGCTTTGAAAGCTATATCATTGCGAAAATTAAATGTGACGAAAATCTGTGTACCATTGATTTTGAACAAAAGGATGACAGGATTAACCGATTCTGGTTTAGGGTAGCCGCGGATAAAGAGGAAAAATGCTATGGCTGCGGTGAGCAGATGTCTTACTTTAATCTGCGTGGAAGAAATTTTCCTATCTGGACATCTGAACCAGGTGTCGGACGTGATAAGACAACTTACGTTACATGGCGTTCGGATGTAGAAAATAAAGCTGGAGGAGACTATTACAACACAAATTATCCACAGCCAACCTTTGTTTCCACAAATAAATATTATCTGCATGTGGATTCAACAGCATATGCTGATTTTGATTTCAGAAATGACAGCTTTCATGAGCTGCAGATATGGGAGGTGCCTAAGCAGATCCGCATAGAGTGTGCTGATACATATCTCAAACTGCTTGAGAGAATCACAACATATTTTGGAAGACAGCCAAAGCTCCCGGATTGGGTATACAATGGTCTCATAATCGGTGTTCAGGGTGGAAATGAAAGGTCATTTGGATTGCTTGATAAGACCCTTGATAGGAACATCAAGGTAGCTGGCATATGGTGCCAGGATTGGTGCGGAAAGAGAGTGACATCATTCGGAAAGAGACTCCAATGGGACTGGAAATACCACAAGGAAATGTATCCGGATCTGCCAAAGAAGATTAAAGAGATAAATGCAAAGGGCATAAAATTTTTGGGATATGTTAATCCATATCTGGTAAATGATGGTGAGCTCTATAAGGAAGGCAAGGAAAAAGGCTATTTTGCAACAAAGGCAGATGGCAGTGATTATCTCGTGGATTTTGGTGAATTTTATTGTGGAGTTGTGGATCTCACAAATCCGGAGGCATTCGAGTGGTTTAAGGATATTATTAAAGAATACACACTTGGTATAGGCATTGATGGCTGGATGGCAGACTTTGGAGAGTATCTGCCTACAGATGATATATGCTTATACAGCGGTAAATCACCTATGATTGAGCACAATCACTGGCCGGTGCTATGGGCAAAGTGTAACTATGAGGCAGTAAAAGAGTCAGGAAAGCTTGGAGATGTGGTTTACTTCATGCGTGCCGGAGGTGCAGGAAGCCAGAAATACTGCACATTGCTGTGGGCCGGCGATCAGTCTGTTGACTTTACAATACATGATGGACTCGCATCTGTTATCTGCGGAGCACTTAGTGCAGGAATGATGGGATGTGGGCTCACGCATAGTGATATTGGAGGCTATACATCGCTTTTTGATAATACTCGTACAAAGGAGCTGTTTCTCAGATGGGCTGAGATGGCGATGTTTACACCATTTATGAGGACACATGAGGGAAACAGACCGGATACCAATTTTCAGTATTACGATGATGAGGATACCATGGAGCGGCTGGCGAGACTCGTTGATGTATACACGATGCTTGCACCGTATACAAAGACACTTGTTGAAGAGAATGCAGACAGTGGACATCCGGTGCAAAGACCTTTGTTCATGCATTATGAGTCTGATGCGAAAGCTTATGACATACAGTATGAGTATCTTTTTGGAAGAGATATGCTGATAGCACCTGTTTATGAGCAGGATAAGCATGAATGGGATGTGTATCTGCCACAGGATGAATGGGTACATTTGTGGACAGGCGAAGAGTATCACGGCGGAGAAATAACAGTATCAGCCGAGCTTGGCTATACACCTGCCTTCTACAGAAAAAATAGTGAGTTTGCTGATATATTTGAAGAAATCAGAGAAAAATATGGAGTCAAATAA
- a CDS encoding solute:sodium symporter family transporter encodes MEHLVFTLVTFVLFTALVGIISGKIVKNSDDQKTAKGYFLAGNGLGGFFIAGSMLLTNLSAENLVGLSGQSYAANMSGMAWEATAVIATIIMAFVFLPMYLRKGYTTLPEFMEERYGVGVRRMVSILFLIGYLVIGIPVCLYAGAIAFEQIFDFATVFGISEGMALTILIVLVGIIGALYAVLGGMRAVAVSDTINGILLVLGSVLVVVFGFIAVGKLSGGGFIVGVKDVITYEPAKLNAIGGKNDPVPFACIFTGMLLANLFYWGTNQVLIQRALGAENLKEGQKGVLLSGFLKMMVPLLLVIPGVIAARLVPGLTSKDFAYPSLVARSLPWPVVGLFCAALFGSIISTYNSFLNAASTVFMIDIYKPIFNPNLSEEATVKLAKKIGWGFAAFAIIFTPFLDVLSTGLYDFGRSFTGFYNIPIITMVLVGMFSKKGSKLGAICATIFHIAFYACYKFIFPHIDTPFTNAVSGINYMYIYAISFVIMLVIIFVCSKIAPNTKVFDKSASRNDGYDMTAWKHKNAFAIWLVSFLVYEYFIFSPAGIATENKNVVRIAIVTAIFVIETIVLIVKEMNKRKKTA; translated from the coding sequence ATGGAGCATTTAGTATTTACTTTGGTGACATTTGTGCTTTTCACAGCACTGGTTGGAATTATTTCAGGAAAGATAGTGAAGAATAGCGATGACCAGAAAACGGCAAAGGGTTATTTCCTTGCCGGAAATGGACTTGGAGGTTTTTTCATTGCAGGCTCAATGCTGCTTACGAATCTGTCGGCAGAAAATCTGGTAGGTTTGTCGGGACAGTCATATGCAGCTAATATGTCAGGCATGGCATGGGAAGCAACAGCGGTTATAGCCACAATTATTATGGCTTTTGTGTTTTTGCCGATGTATCTTAGAAAAGGATATACAACGCTGCCGGAGTTTATGGAGGAGAGGTATGGCGTTGGTGTACGCCGTATGGTTTCTATCCTATTTCTTATTGGATATTTAGTAATCGGAATTCCTGTATGTCTGTACGCAGGCGCTATAGCATTTGAGCAGATTTTTGATTTTGCTACAGTATTTGGAATCAGCGAGGGTATGGCACTTACAATTCTTATAGTGCTTGTAGGTATTATTGGTGCACTATATGCCGTACTTGGAGGTATGAGAGCAGTAGCTGTATCAGACACAATCAATGGAATTTTACTTGTTTTAGGCTCAGTGCTTGTAGTCGTATTTGGTTTTATAGCTGTTGGAAAATTAAGCGGAGGTGGATTTATTGTCGGTGTGAAGGATGTTATTACATATGAACCGGCAAAGCTCAATGCGATTGGTGGAAAGAATGATCCTGTACCATTTGCATGTATTTTTACAGGTATGCTGCTTGCAAATCTGTTTTACTGGGGTACTAACCAAGTACTTATTCAGAGAGCACTTGGTGCTGAAAACTTAAAGGAAGGACAAAAGGGAGTTTTACTTTCAGGCTTTTTAAAGATGATGGTACCGTTACTTCTTGTTATTCCCGGAGTAATCGCAGCAAGACTTGTACCAGGTCTTACAAGCAAGGATTTTGCATATCCTTCACTTGTAGCTAGGTCATTGCCATGGCCGGTTGTAGGACTGTTTTGTGCAGCATTGTTTGGATCAATTATCTCAACTTATAATTCATTTCTCAATGCAGCTAGTACCGTATTTATGATTGATATTTATAAGCCGATTTTTAACCCAAATCTCTCAGAGGAAGCTACAGTAAAACTTGCAAAGAAAATTGGATGGGGCTTTGCAGCATTTGCCATTATCTTTACACCATTCCTTGATGTGCTTAGCACAGGACTTTATGATTTCGGACGAAGCTTTACAGGTTTTTATAATATTCCTATCATTACAATGGTGCTTGTAGGAATGTTCTCAAAGAAGGGCTCTAAGCTTGGAGCAATATGTGCAACAATATTCCATATTGCATTTTACGCATGCTACAAGTTTATCTTCCCACATATTGATACACCATTCACAAATGCTGTTAGTGGAATTAATTATATGTATATATACGCTATCTCATTTGTTATCATGCTTGTAATCATCTTTGTATGCAGCAAGATTGCACCAAATACAAAGGTATTTGACAAGAGTGCTTCAAGAAATGATGGCTATGATATGACAGCATGGAAGCATAAAAATGCTTTTGCAATCTGGCTTGTTTCATTCCTGGTATATGAGTATTTCATTTTCTCGCCTGCAGGAATTGCAACAGAGAACAAAAATGTAGTAAGAATTGCTATTGTAACAGCAATATTTGTGATTGAGACAATTGTTCTGATTGTGAAAGAGATGAACAAGCGTAAAAAGACAGCTTAG
- a CDS encoding DUF4867 family protein yields the protein MLKHLNEKNSVTIYSVTDPCFETYGRVISNINCNELISFMEQNTVIPEKGNIYVASVEELERTHIAEFFKNRIYGEMPIQIGYCNGRNTTYNGFEYHKGSEINIAVTDFMLVLGHTWEIKDNTYRIEDAKVFFVEKGTAIEMYQTTLHLSPCRVSDIGFKDVVILPRGTNTPLNNGGTDETAIGEERLLLQRNKWVIAHPDREPLIKQGAYPGLLGENKELYY from the coding sequence ATGTTAAAACATTTGAATGAAAAAAATTCTGTGACTATATACAGTGTCACTGATCCATGTTTTGAAACCTACGGAAGGGTGATTTCAAATATCAATTGCAACGAACTTATCTCATTTATGGAACAAAATACTGTAATTCCTGAGAAAGGAAATATATATGTGGCTTCAGTAGAAGAGCTTGAACGTACACATATAGCAGAGTTTTTTAAAAATCGTATATATGGAGAGATGCCTATACAGATAGGCTACTGTAATGGCAGAAACACCACATACAATGGTTTTGAGTACCATAAGGGCAGCGAAATCAATATAGCGGTAACTGACTTTATGCTGGTGCTGGGACATACCTGGGAGATAAAAGACAATACATACCGTATTGAAGATGCAAAGGTATTTTTTGTGGAAAAGGGTACAGCAATAGAGATGTACCAGACGACACTTCATCTATCACCATGCAGGGTGTCAGATATTGGATTTAAGGATGTTGTGATTCTTCCAAGGGGAACCAATACACCACTCAATAATGGAGGGACAGATGAAACTGCTATAGGAGAAGAGAGACTGCTTTTGCAAAGAAATAAGTGGGTAATAGCACATCCCGATAGAGAACCATTGATAAAACAAGGGGCATATCCTGGATTGCTTGGAGAGAATAAGGAACTTTATTATTAA
- a CDS encoding NAD(P)-dependent oxidoreductase, translated as MKIGFVGLGIMGESMSENIVKKHDDEVYVFDFVKEKVELLESKGAIGCSSSLKLAEKSDVIISMVPKSEHSMAVYKEVLPALDDTKLCIDMSTIDPSVSVEISEMVKKTGAEFVDAPVVKSKPAAIAGKLGIYVGGDEKACEKAMPILSYMGENIIRMGGNGKGLVMKICHNALVSQIQNGVNETLTLARAYGIDIESYTTAISYGGGQNFYLDSKNVPIKNEDYTTAFSIENMYKDVNICMNMAKESGLKLQGENAAKQVYDKAMELGFGKEDFCATIKAVKAMQR; from the coding sequence ATGAAAATTGGATTTGTAGGACTCGGAATCATGGGGGAGTCCATGAGTGAGAATATAGTGAAGAAGCATGATGATGAGGTATATGTATTTGATTTCGTAAAGGAGAAGGTAGAGCTATTGGAGAGCAAGGGTGCAATCGGCTGCAGCAGTTCGCTTAAGCTGGCAGAAAAATCAGACGTAATTATATCAATGGTTCCAAAGTCAGAGCATTCGATGGCTGTTTATAAGGAGGTTTTACCGGCACTTGATGATACAAAGCTCTGTATTGATATGAGCACGATAGATCCATCTGTTTCTGTGGAGATTTCTGAAATGGTAAAGAAGACGGGCGCAGAGTTTGTGGACGCACCGGTTGTGAAATCGAAGCCTGCTGCTATTGCAGGAAAGCTCGGAATATATGTCGGTGGAGATGAAAAAGCATGTGAGAAGGCTATGCCGATTCTTTCCTATATGGGAGAAAATATCATCAGGATGGGTGGAAACGGAAAAGGTCTGGTCATGAAAATCTGCCATAACGCGCTTGTATCACAGATTCAAAATGGTGTAAATGAGACACTGACACTTGCAAGGGCATATGGAATAGATATAGAAAGCTATACTACAGCTATCTCATATGGCGGTGGACAGAACTTTTATCTGGATTCCAAAAATGTGCCAATCAAAAATGAGGATTACACCACTGCCTTTTCGATTGAAAACATGTACAAGGATGTGAATATCTGCATGAATATGGCAAAGGAGAGTGGATTAAAGCTTCAAGGAGAAAACGCTGCAAAGCAGGTATATGACAAGGCAATGGAACTTGGCTTTGGAAAAGAAGATTTCTGCGCTACTATAAAGGCTGTCAAGGCAATGCAAAGATAA
- a CDS encoding transaldolase family protein has protein sequence MKYFLDSAKIEEIKEAYHTFGIDGVTTNPRHIMVSGKPFLTVISEMADWVKAEGIEGYEKFPISVEINPHLDDADEMVAEARKISAICSNFVIKIPCTEAGIQAARRLEAEGIRTNVTLVFSPAQAILPAKNNSLFVSPFIGWKEANGEDCKAYIQAISDIYDNYGYKGKTQIICAAIRTPKQIVDCAVAGADIVTTGLAVYKDSIKHAYTRQGLETFQNAWDNTVTE, from the coding sequence ATGAAGTATTTTCTGGACAGTGCAAAAATCGAAGAAATCAAGGAGGCCTACCATACATTTGGTATTGATGGAGTGACAACAAATCCACGCCACATAATGGTAAGCGGAAAGCCTTTCCTTACTGTAATCAGTGAGATGGCAGACTGGGTTAAGGCGGAAGGAATCGAGGGATACGAGAAATTCCCTATTTCCGTTGAAATCAACCCACACCTTGATGATGCAGATGAGATGGTAGCAGAGGCAAGAAAGATTTCAGCTATCTGCAGCAACTTTGTTATCAAGATTCCGTGCACAGAGGCCGGTATTCAGGCAGCAAGAAGACTCGAGGCAGAGGGAATCAGAACAAATGTGACACTCGTATTCTCACCAGCACAGGCTATTCTGCCGGCAAAGAATAATTCGCTTTTTGTTTCACCTTTCATCGGCTGGAAAGAGGCAAATGGAGAGGATTGTAAAGCGTACATTCAGGCTATTTCAGATATCTATGACAATTACGGATATAAGGGAAAGACACAGATTATCTGTGCGGCTATCCGTACACCTAAGCAGATTGTAGACTGTGCGGTTGCAGGAGCAGATATCGTTACAACAGGCCTTGCAGTATACAAGGACAGTATCAAACATGCATATACCAGACAGGGACTTGAGACATTCCAGAATGCATGGGATAATACAGTTACAGAATAG